A genomic stretch from Bradyrhizobium sp. 195 includes:
- a CDS encoding outer membrane protein, with protein sequence MKKILLASAGLFVLSALAPASAADLAARPYTKAPVAPIAMYNWSGFYIGINGGGASSRNCWDVNNIFGIAGPDTPEGCHNATGGVVGGQVGYRWQSANWVFGLEAQGDWANLKGSNTSLVLGPPALVNQTKIDALGLFTGQIGYAWNNVLWYVKGGAAVTHAKYNGLLGGVVLDSASETRWGGAVGTGVEFGFAPNWSVAIEYDHLFMGRRNNSFTILGVNDRIDRIKQDVDMGTVRLNYTFGGPVVARY encoded by the coding sequence ATGAAGAAGATTTTGCTGGCTTCGGCCGGTTTGTTCGTACTCAGCGCGCTGGCACCGGCCTCGGCGGCCGATTTGGCGGCCCGCCCCTACACCAAGGCTCCGGTCGCGCCGATCGCAATGTATAATTGGAGCGGTTTCTACATCGGCATCAACGGCGGTGGCGCCTCGAGCCGCAATTGCTGGGATGTCAACAATATCTTCGGCATTGCAGGACCAGACACGCCCGAAGGCTGTCACAATGCAACCGGCGGCGTCGTCGGTGGCCAGGTCGGTTATCGCTGGCAGTCGGCCAACTGGGTGTTTGGTCTCGAAGCTCAGGGCGACTGGGCCAACCTGAAGGGCTCCAATACGAGCTTGGTGCTTGGGCCGCCCGCGCTGGTCAACCAGACCAAGATCGATGCGCTGGGCCTGTTCACCGGCCAGATCGGCTACGCCTGGAACAACGTGCTCTGGTATGTGAAGGGCGGCGCGGCCGTCACGCACGCCAAATATAACGGTCTGCTGGGCGGCGTCGTCCTCGATAGCGCCAGCGAAACGCGCTGGGGCGGCGCGGTCGGCACCGGCGTGGAATTCGGTTTCGCCCCGAACTGGTCCGTCGCGATCGAGTACGACCATCTGTTCATGGGCCGCCGCAACAACTCGTTCACGATTCTCGGTGTCAACGACCGCATCGACCGTATCAAGCAGGACGTCGACATGGGCACCGTCCGCCTCAACTACACCTTTGGCGGCCCGGTGGTCGCCCGGTATTGA
- the uvrA gene encoding excinuclease ABC subunit UvrA produces the protein MDEVIKAKRHQQNAGSSLRAITIRGAREHNLKNIDVEIPRDKLVVFTGLSGSGKSSLAFDTIYAEGQRRYVESLSAYARQFLEMMQKPDVDQIDGLSPAISIEQKTTSKNPRSTVGTVTEIYDYMRLLWARVGVPYSPATGLPIESQTVSQMVDRVLALPEGTRLYLLAPVVRGRKGEYRKELAEWLKKGFQRVKIDGTFHELAEAPTLDKKFPHDIDVVVDRIVVRADIGQRLAESFETALKLAEGLAVVEFADAPAAAPAEEKEKKKTAKIHDKSGPERMLFSEKFACPVSGFTIPEVEPRLFSFNNPYGACPACGGLGVEQHVDEDLVIPDKELAIGKGAIAPWAKSSSPYYVQTLTALGKHYKFTLTTKWKDLPKKTQNAILHGSGEDEIKFSYEDGVRSYDTKKPFEGVITNINRRYRETESEWAREELAKYFHDVPCEGCKGFRLKPEALCVKIGTKHIGEISELSVRKAGEWFETVPDALNAQQNEIAGRILKEIRERLTFLLDVGLNYLTLSRSSGTLSGGESQRIRLASQIGSGLTGVLYVLDEPSIGLHQRDNARLLDTLKRLRDLGNTVIVVEHDEDAILLADHVLDIGPGAGMHGGNIIAEGTPAEIMRNPKSLTGKYLTGELEVEVPERRPPNHRRTIKVVNARGNNLKNVTAEIPLGLFTAVTGVSGGGKSTLLIDTLYKSIARKLNNASEGAAPHDRIEGLEHIDKIIDIDQSPIGRTPRSNPATYTGAFTPIREWFAGLPESKARGYEPGRFSFNVKGGRCEACQGDGVIKIEMHFLPDVYVTCDVCKGKRYNRETLEVLFKGKSIADVLDMTVEEAADFFKAVPRVRETFQTLHRVGLDYIHVGQQATTLSGGEAQRVKLAKELSKRATGRTLYILDEPTTGLHFHDVKKLLEVLHELVAQGNTVVVIEHNLEVIKTADWVIDLGPEGGDGGGEIVAWGPPEDIAKAPRSYTGKFLAPVLKKAGKPKRRTTSEAAE, from the coding sequence ATGGATGAAGTGATTAAGGCGAAGCGCCACCAGCAGAACGCGGGCTCCAGCCTGCGCGCAATTACGATCCGTGGCGCGCGCGAGCACAACCTCAAGAACATCGATGTCGAGATTCCCCGCGACAAGCTGGTGGTGTTCACCGGCCTGTCAGGCTCCGGAAAATCCTCGCTCGCCTTCGACACGATCTACGCCGAGGGCCAGCGCCGCTACGTCGAATCGTTGTCGGCCTACGCGCGTCAGTTCCTGGAGATGATGCAGAAGCCTGACGTCGACCAGATCGACGGCCTGTCGCCGGCGATCTCGATCGAGCAGAAGACGACCTCGAAGAACCCTCGCTCCACCGTCGGCACCGTCACCGAGATCTACGACTACATGCGCCTGCTCTGGGCGCGCGTCGGCGTGCCCTATTCGCCGGCCACGGGCCTTCCGATCGAGAGCCAGACCGTCTCGCAGATGGTCGACCGCGTGCTGGCGCTGCCCGAGGGCACCCGTCTCTATCTGCTCGCGCCGGTCGTGCGCGGCCGCAAGGGCGAGTACCGCAAGGAGCTCGCCGAATGGCTCAAGAAGGGCTTTCAGCGCGTCAAGATCGACGGCACCTTTCATGAGCTGGCGGAAGCGCCGACGCTCGACAAGAAATTCCCGCATGACATCGACGTCGTCGTCGATCGCATCGTGGTGCGCGCCGACATCGGCCAGCGTCTCGCCGAGAGCTTTGAGACCGCGCTGAAGCTCGCCGAGGGCCTGGCCGTCGTCGAGTTCGCCGACGCGCCGGCGGCGGCACCCGCCGAAGAGAAAGAGAAAAAGAAGACCGCGAAGATCCACGACAAGAGCGGTCCCGAGCGCATGCTGTTCTCGGAAAAGTTCGCCTGCCCGGTCTCCGGCTTCACCATTCCCGAGGTCGAGCCCAGGCTCTTTTCCTTCAACAACCCCTACGGCGCCTGCCCCGCCTGCGGCGGCCTCGGCGTCGAGCAGCATGTCGACGAGGATCTCGTGATCCCCGACAAGGAGCTCGCGATCGGCAAGGGCGCGATCGCGCCCTGGGCGAAATCGTCCTCGCCTTATTACGTGCAGACGCTGACCGCGCTCGGCAAGCACTACAAATTCACGCTGACCACCAAGTGGAAGGATCTGCCGAAGAAGACGCAGAACGCGATCCTTCATGGCTCCGGCGAGGACGAGATCAAGTTCTCCTACGAGGACGGGGTACGTTCCTACGACACCAAGAAGCCGTTCGAGGGCGTCATCACCAACATCAACCGCCGCTATCGCGAAACCGAAAGCGAGTGGGCGCGCGAGGAGCTGGCGAAGTATTTCCACGACGTGCCATGCGAGGGCTGCAAGGGTTTCCGCCTCAAGCCCGAGGCGCTCTGCGTCAAGATCGGGACCAAGCATATCGGCGAGATCTCGGAGCTGTCGGTCAGGAAGGCCGGCGAATGGTTCGAGACCGTGCCCGACGCGCTGAACGCGCAGCAGAACGAGATCGCCGGCCGCATCCTCAAGGAGATCCGCGAGCGCCTCACCTTCCTGCTCGACGTCGGCCTCAACTACCTCACCTTGTCTCGCTCCTCCGGCACGCTGTCCGGCGGCGAGAGCCAGCGCATTCGCCTGGCCTCGCAGATCGGCTCTGGCCTGACAGGCGTGCTCTACGTGCTCGACGAGCCCTCGATCGGCCTGCACCAACGCGACAACGCCCGCCTGCTCGACACCCTCAAGCGGCTGCGCGACCTCGGCAACACCGTGATCGTGGTCGAGCATGACGAGGACGCCATCCTCCTCGCCGACCACGTCCTCGACATCGGCCCCGGCGCCGGCATGCATGGCGGCAACATCATCGCCGAAGGCACGCCCGCCGAGATCATGCGCAATCCGAAATCGCTCACCGGCAAGTACCTGACCGGCGAGCTCGAGGTCGAGGTGCCGGAGCGGCGCCCGCCGAACCATCGCCGCACCATCAAGGTGGTCAACGCGCGCGGCAATAACCTCAAGAACGTCACCGCCGAGATTCCGCTCGGCCTGTTCACGGCCGTCACCGGCGTCTCCGGCGGCGGCAAGTCGACGCTGCTGATCGACACGCTCTACAAGTCGATCGCCCGCAAGCTGAACAACGCCAGCGAAGGCGCCGCCCCGCACGACCGCATCGAGGGCTTGGAGCATATCGACAAGATCATCGATATCGACCAGTCGCCGATCGGCCGCACCCCGCGCTCGAATCCGGCGACCTATACCGGCGCCTTCACGCCGATTCGCGAATGGTTCGCCGGCCTGCCCGAGTCCAAGGCGCGCGGCTACGAGCCCGGCCGCTTCTCCTTCAACGTCAAGGGCGGCCGCTGCGAGGCCTGCCAGGGCGACGGCGTCATCAAGATCGAGATGCACTTCCTGCCCGACGTCTACGTCACCTGCGACGTCTGCAAGGGCAAGCGCTACAACCGCGAGACGCTGGAGGTGCTGTTCAAGGGCAAGAGTATCGCCGACGTGCTCGACATGACCGTCGAGGAAGCCGCCGACTTCTTCAAGGCGGTGCCGCGCGTGCGCGAGACCTTCCAGACCCTGCACCGCGTCGGCCTCGACTACATCCATGTCGGCCAGCAGGCCACCACGCTCTCGGGCGGCGAAGCCCAGCGCGTCAAGCTGGCCAAGGAGCTGTCCAAGCGCGCCACCGGCCGCACGCTGTACATCCTGGACGAGCCGACCACCGGCCTGCACTTCCACGACGTCAAGAAGCTGCTGGAGGTGCTGCACGAGCTGGTCGCGCAGGGCAACACGGTCGTCGTCATCGAGCACAATCTCGAAGTCATCAAGACCGCCGATTGGGTCATCGACCTCGGCCCCGAAGGCGGCGACGGCGGCGGCGAGATCGTCGCCTGGGGCCCGCCGGAGGATATCGCGAAGGCGCCGCGGAGCTATACGGGCAAGTTTCTGGCGCCGGTGCTGAAGAAGGCGGGGAAGCCGAAGCGAAGGACCACGAGCGAGGCGGCGGAGTAG
- a CDS encoding DinB family protein — protein MSAGLVQTYRAFAYNNAWANHRLLAACAALSQPEFEAHRTGFFPSLQRTLNHIYVIDLFYIDALEGGRLGPRAWENEVPFPALTALKSAQAAMDKRLIAICDALTPAGLDEVVKINRDTRVQTERCDRLLMHLFQHQIHHRGQAHAMLSETTVAPPQLDEFFAEGEAPLRAAEFAKFGWTEETVWTSRT, from the coding sequence ATGTCCGCAGGACTTGTGCAAACCTATCGCGCCTTCGCCTACAACAATGCCTGGGCGAACCATCGGCTGCTCGCGGCCTGCGCCGCGCTGTCCCAGCCGGAATTCGAAGCCCACCGCACCGGCTTCTTTCCAAGCCTGCAGCGCACGCTGAACCACATCTACGTCATCGATCTCTTCTACATCGACGCGCTCGAGGGTGGCCGGCTCGGACCACGAGCCTGGGAGAACGAAGTTCCGTTTCCTGCCCTCACTGCGCTGAAATCCGCGCAAGCCGCGATGGACAAGCGCCTGATCGCCATCTGCGATGCACTGACGCCCGCGGGGCTCGATGAGGTCGTGAAGATCAACCGCGATACACGCGTGCAGACCGAGCGGTGCGACCGGCTGCTCATGCATCTCTTCCAGCACCAGATCCATCATCGGGGACAGGCGCATGCGATGCTGTCCGAGACAACCGTCGCGCCGCCGCAACTCGACGAGTTCTTTGCGGAAGGCGAAGCGCCACTCCGGGCTGCCGAGTTCGCCAAGTTCGGCTGGACCGAAGAGACCGTCTGGACATCCCGGACGTAA
- a CDS encoding DUF433 domain-containing protein — MTELLARITVDPQRMHGRPCIRDLRITVADVLGLLSAGQSRESILEDYPYLEEADIDAALAYAARQVDHPIRAAK; from the coding sequence ATGACGGAGCTACTGGCAAGGATTACGGTCGATCCCCAGCGTATGCATGGGCGCCCTTGTATTCGCGATCTCCGCATCACGGTCGCCGACGTCTTGGGACTGTTGTCCGCGGGACAGTCGCGTGAGAGCATTTTAGAAGACTATCCATATCTAGAAGAGGCCGACATCGACGCGGCGCTCGCCTATGCCGCCCGTCAGGTCGATCACCCGATCAGAGCGGCCAAATAG
- a CDS encoding HAD family hydrolase → MPYALAIFDLDGTLADSFPWFLRTINDVADRFNFRRVSDGEIEELRHASSREILTRLEVPLWKLPAIARHARRLKAEAAAEIPLFAGVETMLRTLSENGVQLALVTSDSEANAREKLGDAAALFSHFDCAASLFGKPAKFRRVVRRAGVQPGNVIAIGDEVRDVDAARAVGIACGAVCWGYAAPAALRALGPDHVFERMDEIVLTLCPGAVGRISGA, encoded by the coding sequence ATGCCCTACGCCCTCGCCATCTTCGACCTCGACGGCACGCTGGCCGACAGCTTCCCGTGGTTCCTGCGCACCATCAACGATGTCGCCGATCGCTTCAATTTTCGTCGTGTCTCGGATGGGGAGATCGAAGAGCTCAGGCATGCATCGAGCCGGGAGATCCTCACCCGGCTCGAGGTACCCTTGTGGAAGCTGCCGGCGATCGCGCGGCATGCGCGGCGGCTGAAGGCGGAGGCGGCAGCCGAGATTCCGCTGTTTGCGGGCGTCGAGACGATGCTGCGGACGCTTAGCGAGAATGGCGTGCAGCTGGCGCTGGTGACCTCCGACAGCGAGGCCAATGCGCGCGAGAAGCTTGGGGATGCCGCCGCGCTGTTTTCGCATTTCGACTGTGCAGCGTCGCTGTTCGGCAAGCCCGCGAAATTCCGCCGGGTCGTGCGGCGCGCGGGCGTCCAGCCAGGCAACGTGATTGCGATCGGCGACGAGGTGCGCGACGTCGACGCGGCCCGCGCCGTTGGCATCGCCTGCGGCGCGGTATGCTGGGGTTACGCGGCGCCGGCGGCGTTGCGGGCGCTGGGGCCGGATCACGTGTTCGAGCGGATGGATGAGATTGTGTTGACGCTGTGCCCCGGTGCCGTAGGGCGGATTAGCGGAGCGTAA
- a CDS encoding YVTN family beta-propeller repeat protein — protein MRALLLAALVASLCWAGPGSACAEEAFVTNQLSDDLMVVDLATSRSVATIAIGGKPAGVAVSADGRFAYVTSPDAKAVTVVDATTRQVAGRIEVGGGPLGIAVAPDGKSVYVADWYAAAVRVIDTASRSVTASIAVGASPSGLAVTPDGKLLLSADRDDDSVSVVDTTARQRKATIKVGTRPFGVTIDADGKRAYTANVGSDDVSVIDIAEMREIGRVPVGMRPYAVALTLGRGFVSDQYGGTVSVFDLASLKPIKRINVGDYPEGINATADGKRVIVACWESNTLSIIDATELKVIGEIKTGDGPRAFGAFLRKTE, from the coding sequence TTGCGGGCGCTGCTCTTGGCGGCGCTCGTTGCCAGCCTTTGCTGGGCTGGTCCCGGCAGCGCGTGCGCTGAAGAGGCGTTCGTCACCAACCAGCTCAGCGACGATCTGATGGTCGTGGACCTCGCGACCTCGCGTAGCGTGGCAACCATCGCCATCGGCGGCAAGCCGGCGGGGGTGGCCGTCAGCGCCGACGGACGCTTTGCCTATGTGACGAGCCCCGACGCCAAGGCGGTGACGGTCGTCGACGCCACCACGCGGCAGGTTGCCGGACGCATCGAGGTCGGTGGCGGGCCGCTCGGCATTGCGGTGGCGCCCGACGGCAAGTCGGTCTATGTCGCCGACTGGTATGCCGCCGCGGTGCGGGTGATCGACACGGCCTCGCGCAGCGTCACCGCCAGCATCGCGGTCGGCGCTTCGCCCTCGGGGCTGGCGGTGACGCCGGACGGCAAGCTGCTGCTCTCGGCGGACCGTGACGACGACAGCGTCTCGGTGGTGGACACCACGGCGCGTCAGCGCAAGGCGACGATCAAGGTCGGCACCCGTCCGTTCGGCGTCACCATCGACGCGGACGGCAAGCGCGCCTACACCGCCAATGTCGGCTCCGACGACGTATCCGTGATCGACATCGCGGAGATGCGCGAGATCGGGCGCGTGCCGGTCGGGATGCGGCCCTACGCGGTGGCGCTGACGCTGGGGCGTGGCTTCGTCAGTGATCAATATGGCGGCACCGTCAGCGTGTTCGACCTGGCGAGCCTGAAGCCGATCAAGCGGATCAATGTCGGCGACTATCCCGAAGGCATCAATGCAACCGCCGACGGCAAGCGCGTCATCGTCGCCTGCTGGGAGAGCAACACGCTCAGCATCATCGACGCGACTGAGCTGAAGGTGATCGGCGAGATCAAGACCGGAGACGGCCCGCGCGCGTTCGGGGCGTTTTTGCGGAAGACGGAGTAG
- a CDS encoding SRPBCC family protein: MRVTIGRRTAVAAALAVIGAAGLTATFGPAWAHGPTRQKVRESIEISAPPAKVWAAISNFQDMSWLPIVTKTTGEKGNEIGATRTLTLTGGPTVEEELYKYEPDMQSYSYRITKVDVKVLPVTNYSSTLTVSPAPDGKSKLEWAGAFYRGFPNNDPPPELSDEAAVKAVSELYKTGLEALKKKIESGS, encoded by the coding sequence ATGAGGGTGACGATTGGACGGCGCACGGCGGTGGCTGCGGCGCTGGCTGTGATTGGGGCGGCAGGCTTGACGGCGACCTTTGGCCCGGCGTGGGCGCATGGGCCGACTCGGCAGAAGGTGCGGGAATCCATCGAGATCAGTGCGCCGCCGGCCAAGGTCTGGGCCGCGATCTCCAATTTCCAGGACATGAGCTGGCTCCCGATCGTCACCAAGACCACGGGTGAGAAGGGCAACGAGATCGGCGCGACGCGGACGCTGACCCTGACAGGCGGCCCGACGGTCGAGGAGGAGCTCTACAAATACGAGCCCGACATGCAGAGCTACTCGTACCGGATCACCAAGGTCGACGTGAAGGTGCTGCCGGTGACCAATTATTCCTCGACCTTGACGGTGTCGCCGGCGCCCGACGGCAAGTCCAAGTTGGAATGGGCCGGCGCGTTCTACCGCGGCTTTCCCAACAACGATCCGCCGCCGGAGCTGAGCGACGAGGCCGCGGTGAAGGCGGTGAGCGAGCTCTACAAGACCGGCCTCGAGGCGCTGAAGAAGAAGATCGAGAGCGGTAGCTGA
- a CDS encoding HigA family addiction module antitoxin encodes MVARGLSANRLSLDIGVPSGRITDILNGRRGISADTAVRLGRYFGNSPQFWLDLQGQYDIGVVEREKGAEIARRVRPADAA; translated from the coding sequence TTGGTTGCGCGAGGGCTGAGCGCCAACAGGCTTTCACTCGACATCGGCGTTCCCTCGGGGCGGATTACCGATATTCTGAATGGACGCAGAGGTATCTCGGCTGACACCGCGGTGCGCCTTGGTCGATATTTCGGCAACAGTCCTCAATTCTGGTTGGACTTGCAGGGGCAGTACGACATCGGTGTCGTCGAGCGGGAGAAGGGCGCGGAGATCGCTCGACGTGTGAGGCCCGCCGACGCGGCTTGA
- a CDS encoding PCC domain-containing protein, whose translation MRSIKQPGAAVAERIQWVEARGRAFSFTLQAGLPLLEAARRGFAAEGFTSGVLNFRHGALGPFAYVMPALSKTGENAAFYSDTFRPGGVTRTKLGSMTLGMRAGAPFFHCHGLWTEADGKASGGHMLPDETVVAEPFEVEAFGLDGAMFTAEPDPETNFKLFGPVAAESSRARTTSRAYPLRLRPNQDFAGSLEEFCRAHGVARAKIHGGVGSTIGARFTHGGVTEPFATELAVTAGLIAPGHSGAPEAALDVALVDYTGGLAEGRLARGDNPVLMTMELVLEAQD comes from the coding sequence ATGCGGAGTATCAAGCAGCCGGGCGCGGCCGTCGCGGAACGCATCCAATGGGTGGAGGCGAGGGGGCGCGCCTTCTCGTTCACGCTTCAGGCAGGTCTGCCGCTGCTGGAAGCCGCACGGCGCGGCTTTGCGGCCGAAGGTTTTACAAGCGGCGTGCTCAACTTCAGGCACGGCGCGCTGGGGCCGTTCGCCTATGTCATGCCGGCGCTGTCGAAGACCGGCGAGAACGCCGCGTTCTACAGCGACACGTTTCGGCCCGGCGGCGTGACGCGCACGAAGCTCGGCAGCATGACGCTCGGCATGCGCGCCGGCGCGCCGTTCTTTCATTGCCATGGGCTGTGGACTGAGGCTGACGGCAAGGCCAGTGGCGGCCACATGCTGCCGGACGAGACCGTCGTCGCCGAACCGTTCGAGGTCGAGGCCTTCGGTCTCGACGGTGCGATGTTCACCGCCGAGCCCGATCCCGAGACCAATTTCAAGCTGTTCGGCCCGGTGGCGGCTGAGAGCTCGCGCGCGCGCACGACCAGCCGCGCGTATCCGCTCCGGCTGCGCCCGAACCAGGATTTTGCTGGCTCGCTCGAAGAGTTCTGCCGCGCGCACGGGGTGGCGCGTGCGAAGATCCATGGCGGCGTCGGTTCGACCATCGGCGCGCGCTTCACCCATGGCGGCGTGACCGAGCCGTTTGCGACCGAGCTTGCGGTGACGGCCGGGCTGATCGCGCCCGGTCACTCTGGCGCGCCCGAAGCCGCGCTCGACGTCGCGCTGGTCGATTACACCGGCGGCCTGGCGGAGGGGCGTCTGGCCCGCGGCGATAATCCCGTGCTGATGACGATGGAGTTGGTGCTGGAGGCGCAGGACTAG
- a CDS encoding acyl-CoA synthetase has translation MQPLRMSRRVMNLAYMLTQNARRHGTRPGFVWGDKSWTWHQIDAQVSALAAALAARGITKGDRILVHSKNGDEMFFSMFAAFRLGAVWVPTNFRLMPDEVTYLAQASGAKAFLCHVDFPEHAAAVKGGALEFTWSIDGKAAFGERSVADAIAAQAGASIANADVEHDDPCWFFFTSGTTGRSKAAVLTHGQMGFVVTNHLADLTPGVTENDASLVVAPLSHGAGVHQLVQTARGVCTVLLPTEKFDVNEAFRLIETYRVANLFTVPTILKMMVEHPGVDKYDHSSLRHVIYAGAPMYREDQKTALRKLGKVIVQYFGLGEVTGNITVLPAALHDAEDSPYAKIGTCGFERTGMQVSIQDDEGRELAANQSGEICVIGPAVLAGYYDNPEANAKAFRNGWFRTGDLGHMDEEGFVYITGRASDMYISGGSNIYPREIEEKILTHPAVGEVAVLGVPDATWGEVGVAVCVAREGEKPVSEAEMAAFLSPKVPRYKMPKRFFFWEALPKSGYGKIPKRMVRDELEARGLLDLDKTKAG, from the coding sequence ATGCAGCCCCTGCGCATGTCCCGCCGCGTCATGAATCTCGCTTACATGCTGACCCAGAATGCGCGGCGGCATGGAACGCGTCCCGGCTTCGTCTGGGGAGACAAATCCTGGACCTGGCACCAGATCGACGCGCAGGTCTCGGCGCTGGCGGCGGCGCTCGCCGCGCGCGGCATCACCAAGGGCGACCGCATCCTGGTCCATTCCAAGAATGGCGACGAGATGTTCTTCTCGATGTTCGCGGCATTCCGGCTCGGCGCGGTCTGGGTGCCCACCAATTTCCGCCTGATGCCGGATGAGGTCACCTATCTCGCGCAGGCCTCCGGGGCCAAGGCATTTCTGTGCCATGTCGATTTTCCCGAGCACGCCGCGGCCGTGAAGGGCGGCGCGCTTGAGTTCACCTGGAGCATCGACGGCAAGGCCGCGTTCGGCGAGCGATCGGTTGCCGATGCCATTGCCGCGCAGGCTGGCGCCAGTATCGCGAATGCCGATGTCGAGCACGACGATCCCTGCTGGTTCTTCTTCACCTCGGGCACGACAGGGCGTTCCAAGGCGGCGGTGCTGACCCACGGCCAGATGGGATTTGTCGTCACCAACCATCTTGCCGACCTGACGCCTGGCGTCACGGAGAACGACGCCTCGCTGGTGGTGGCGCCGCTGTCGCATGGCGCCGGCGTGCATCAGCTGGTGCAGACCGCGCGCGGCGTCTGCACCGTGCTGCTGCCGACCGAGAAGTTCGACGTCAACGAGGCATTCCGCCTGATCGAGACGTATCGGGTCGCCAATCTCTTTACCGTGCCGACGATCCTGAAGATGATGGTCGAGCATCCCGGCGTCGACAAATACGACCATAGCTCGCTGCGCCACGTGATCTATGCCGGCGCGCCGATGTATCGCGAGGACCAGAAGACCGCGTTGAGAAAGCTCGGCAAGGTCATCGTGCAGTATTTTGGCCTCGGCGAGGTCACCGGCAACATCACCGTGCTGCCGGCGGCGCTGCACGATGCTGAGGATAGTCCGTATGCCAAGATCGGCACCTGCGGTTTCGAGCGCACCGGCATGCAGGTCTCGATCCAGGACGACGAAGGCCGCGAGCTCGCGGCCAACCAGAGCGGCGAGATCTGCGTGATCGGCCCTGCCGTTCTCGCCGGCTATTACGACAACCCTGAAGCCAATGCGAAGGCATTCCGCAACGGCTGGTTCCGCACCGGCGATCTCGGCCACATGGACGAGGAGGGATTCGTTTACATTACCGGCCGCGCGTCCGACATGTACATCTCCGGCGGCTCCAACATCTATCCGCGCGAGATCGAGGAGAAGATCCTGACGCATCCGGCGGTCGGCGAGGTCGCCGTGCTCGGCGTGCCCGATGCGACCTGGGGCGAGGTCGGCGTCGCCGTCTGCGTGGCGCGCGAAGGCGAGAAGCCGGTGAGCGAAGCCGAGATGGCGGCGTTCCTCTCGCCGAAGGTGCCGCGCTACAAGATGCCGAAGCGGTTCTTCTTCTGGGAGGCGCTGCCGAAATCCGGTTATGGCAAGATTCCCAAACGCATGGTGCGCGACGAGCTCGAGGCGCGTGGGCTGCTCGATCTCGACAAGACGAAAGCTGGCTGA
- a CDS encoding GNAT family N-acetyltransferase translates to MTDVINNKDHCRYELSVEGHLATEHYKIDGDVIPFEHTDVPKELGGKGVGSKLVQGALDQVRASGLKLIPQCPFVKAWIEKHPDYADLVTR, encoded by the coding sequence ATGACCGACGTCATCAACAACAAGGACCATTGCCGCTACGAGCTCTCGGTGGAAGGCCATCTTGCGACCGAGCACTACAAGATCGACGGCGATGTGATCCCGTTCGAGCACACCGACGTGCCGAAGGAGCTCGGCGGCAAGGGCGTCGGCTCGAAGCTGGTGCAAGGCGCACTCGACCAAGTCCGCGCGTCCGGATTGAAGCTGATCCCGCAATGCCCGTTCGTGAAAGCGTGGATCGAAAAGCATCCGGACTATGCGGACCTCGTGACGAGGTGA